A single genomic interval of Camelina sativa cultivar DH55 chromosome 11, Cs, whole genome shotgun sequence harbors:
- the LOC104724992 gene encoding probable ribose-5-phosphate isomerase 4, chloroplastic isoform X1, with product MAFAAVSTPFSLSSVSPTRRQSFRNVSAPRVISASLSPDVSPLLRAAHHTVDSYVKSGMVIGLGSGEASDMAIRYLGQQLRSGSLQNVVGVPMSARSASEAAKYGIPLEYFRDGFQIDFAFHDADAVEESTLIAVIGRRRSSQEDDYILKQKSIVKAADEAVFMIKEEQYKTSLEGSIPVLVQSVSKYLIMNFVKSHAEEIDDLYLGDAEVWRRASVGDAGPLGGDFPIVTSDGHNILDVIFTTPIPSLANVAESLETIDGVVDHGLVIKTRCSVVIAGKPEVRTVTLQSSTVENGV from the exons atgGCATTTGCAGCGGTATCGACTCCATTTTCACTCTCTTCCGTGTCCCCCACACGCCGTCAAAGCTTCAGAAATGTTTCGGCACCTCGAGTAATAAGCGCCAGTCTTTCTCCGGATGTCTCTCCTCTTCTCCGAGCAGCTCACCACACC GTGGATAGTTATGTAAAGAGTGGgatggttattggtttaggatctGGAGAAGCTTCAGATATGGCTATACGTTATTTGGGTCAGCAACTTCGTTCTGGTTCTTTGCAAAATGTTGTTGGTGTACCAAT GTCTGCTCGAAGCGCTAGTGAAGCAGCAAAGTATGGAATCCCCTTGGAATATTTCCGAGATGGTTTTCAG ATTGATTTTGCATTTCATGATGCTGATGCTGTAGAAGAGAGTACGCTTATCGCAGTTATTGGACGGCGAAGAAGTTCACAGGAAGATGACTATATTCTGAAACAAAAG TCTATTGTAAAAGCAGCTGATGAGGCAGTGTTTATGATAAAGGAAGAACAATACAAAACCAGCCTTGAAGGTTCTATCCCCGTTTTAGTTCAATCCGTAAGCAAATACCTAATAATGAACTTCGTAAAGTCCCACG CTGAGGAGATAGATGACTTGTATTTAGGCGATGCAGAG GTGTGGAGAAGAGCTTCTGTAGGTGATGCAGGTCCTCTTGGAGGAGACTTTCCTATAGTTACCAGTGATGGTCATAACATTCTTGATGTTATATTTACAACTCCAATTCCAAGCCTCG CTAACGTGGCTGAAAGCCTGGAAACTATTGATGGCGTTGTGGACCATGGACTTGTTATCAAAACTAG ATGCTCGGTGGTGATCGCAGGAAAACCTGAAGTAAGAACTGTTACCTTGCAGAGCAGTACAGTGGAGAATGGTGTATAA
- the LOC104724992 gene encoding probable ribose-5-phosphate isomerase 4, chloroplastic isoform X3 codes for MAFAAVSTPFSLSSVSPTRRQSFRNVSAPRVISASLSPDVSPLLRAAHHTVDSYVKSGMVIGLGSGEASDMAIRYLGQQLRSGSLQNVVGVPMSARSASEAAKYGIPLEYFRDGFQIDFAFHDADAVEESTLIAVIGRRRSSQEDDYILKQKSIVKAADEAVFMIKEEQYKTSLEAEEIDDLYLGDAEVWRRASVGDAGPLGGDFPIVTSDGHNILDVIFTTPIPSLANVAESLETIDGVVDHGLVIKTRCSVVIAGKPEVRTVTLQSSTVENGV; via the exons atgGCATTTGCAGCGGTATCGACTCCATTTTCACTCTCTTCCGTGTCCCCCACACGCCGTCAAAGCTTCAGAAATGTTTCGGCACCTCGAGTAATAAGCGCCAGTCTTTCTCCGGATGTCTCTCCTCTTCTCCGAGCAGCTCACCACACC GTGGATAGTTATGTAAAGAGTGGgatggttattggtttaggatctGGAGAAGCTTCAGATATGGCTATACGTTATTTGGGTCAGCAACTTCGTTCTGGTTCTTTGCAAAATGTTGTTGGTGTACCAAT GTCTGCTCGAAGCGCTAGTGAAGCAGCAAAGTATGGAATCCCCTTGGAATATTTCCGAGATGGTTTTCAG ATTGATTTTGCATTTCATGATGCTGATGCTGTAGAAGAGAGTACGCTTATCGCAGTTATTGGACGGCGAAGAAGTTCACAGGAAGATGACTATATTCTGAAACAAAAG TCTATTGTAAAAGCAGCTGATGAGGCAGTGTTTATGATAAAGGAAGAACAATACAAAACCAGCCTTGAAG CTGAGGAGATAGATGACTTGTATTTAGGCGATGCAGAG GTGTGGAGAAGAGCTTCTGTAGGTGATGCAGGTCCTCTTGGAGGAGACTTTCCTATAGTTACCAGTGATGGTCATAACATTCTTGATGTTATATTTACAACTCCAATTCCAAGCCTCG CTAACGTGGCTGAAAGCCTGGAAACTATTGATGGCGTTGTGGACCATGGACTTGTTATCAAAACTAG ATGCTCGGTGGTGATCGCAGGAAAACCTGAAGTAAGAACTGTTACCTTGCAGAGCAGTACAGTGGAGAATGGTGTATAA
- the LOC104724992 gene encoding probable ribose-5-phosphate isomerase 4, chloroplastic isoform X2, which produces MAFAAVSTPFSLSSVSPTRRQSFRNVSAPRVISASLSPDVSPLLRAAHHTVDSYVKSGMVIGLGSGEASDMAIRYLGQQLRSGSLQNVVGVPMSARSASEAAKYGIPLEYFRDGFQIDFAFHDADAVEESTLIAVIGRRRSSQEDDYILKQKSIVKAADEAVFMIKEEQYKTSLEGSIPVLVQSLNWLAIAEEIDDLYLGDAEVWRRASVGDAGPLGGDFPIVTSDGHNILDVIFTTPIPSLANVAESLETIDGVVDHGLVIKTRCSVVIAGKPEVRTVTLQSSTVENGV; this is translated from the exons atgGCATTTGCAGCGGTATCGACTCCATTTTCACTCTCTTCCGTGTCCCCCACACGCCGTCAAAGCTTCAGAAATGTTTCGGCACCTCGAGTAATAAGCGCCAGTCTTTCTCCGGATGTCTCTCCTCTTCTCCGAGCAGCTCACCACACC GTGGATAGTTATGTAAAGAGTGGgatggttattggtttaggatctGGAGAAGCTTCAGATATGGCTATACGTTATTTGGGTCAGCAACTTCGTTCTGGTTCTTTGCAAAATGTTGTTGGTGTACCAAT GTCTGCTCGAAGCGCTAGTGAAGCAGCAAAGTATGGAATCCCCTTGGAATATTTCCGAGATGGTTTTCAG ATTGATTTTGCATTTCATGATGCTGATGCTGTAGAAGAGAGTACGCTTATCGCAGTTATTGGACGGCGAAGAAGTTCACAGGAAGATGACTATATTCTGAAACAAAAG TCTATTGTAAAAGCAGCTGATGAGGCAGTGTTTATGATAAAGGAAGAACAATACAAAACCAGCCTTGAAGGTTCTATCCCCGTTTTAGTTCAATCC CTTAATTGGTTGGCCATAGCTGAGGAGATAGATGACTTGTATTTAGGCGATGCAGAG GTGTGGAGAAGAGCTTCTGTAGGTGATGCAGGTCCTCTTGGAGGAGACTTTCCTATAGTTACCAGTGATGGTCATAACATTCTTGATGTTATATTTACAACTCCAATTCCAAGCCTCG CTAACGTGGCTGAAAGCCTGGAAACTATTGATGGCGTTGTGGACCATGGACTTGTTATCAAAACTAG ATGCTCGGTGGTGATCGCAGGAAAACCTGAAGTAAGAACTGTTACCTTGCAGAGCAGTACAGTGGAGAATGGTGTATAA